In Myxococcus stipitatus, the following are encoded in one genomic region:
- a CDS encoding MdtA/MuxA family multidrug efflux RND transporter periplasmic adaptor subunit, with the protein MSPPAEPPSSGPPSTPPEAPPAPAPRRRRRGWLIVLGAAVILGVILIARRPHAPQKGAPAGHGATAAGPKPVVPAVATTRDVPVSIVGLGAVTPTYSVTVRTRVDGQLLYVAFEEGQDVKKGDVLAQLDPRPFQVELDQARGQLARDKALLENARIDLRRYTALVAEDSIAEQTLATQRALVLQYEGAVKTDQGAVDSARLNLTYTRITAPVSGRVGLRLVDPGNIVNAASTTGLVILNTVQPIAVVFSVPEDHVPQIMAKLRARQPLEVRAYDRAGQRLLSTGTLLAADNQVDPNTGTLRLKGSFPNHDLKLFPQQFVNASLIIDTLRNATLVPTAALQHGTHGTFVYVIQSDDTVQSRPVTTGPSDGDDTVITQGVHPGETVVVEGADNLTGGSRIRRQAPTAQGPHVGGGGASPGSPGVGGGGSSPGGPGPPDGAP; encoded by the coding sequence ATGAGTCCGCCCGCTGAACCCCCGTCGAGCGGGCCGCCCTCCACGCCCCCCGAGGCGCCACCCGCGCCCGCGCCTCGGCGAAGGCGGCGGGGCTGGCTCATCGTCCTCGGCGCCGCCGTCATCCTGGGCGTCATCCTCATCGCCCGGCGTCCGCACGCGCCACAGAAGGGCGCCCCTGCTGGCCATGGCGCCACGGCCGCGGGCCCCAAGCCGGTGGTTCCCGCCGTGGCCACCACCCGCGATGTCCCCGTCTCCATCGTGGGCCTGGGCGCCGTGACGCCCACCTACTCCGTCACCGTGCGGACCCGCGTGGATGGTCAACTCCTGTACGTCGCCTTCGAGGAAGGCCAGGACGTGAAGAAGGGAGACGTGCTCGCGCAGCTCGACCCGCGGCCCTTCCAAGTCGAGCTCGATCAGGCGCGCGGACAGCTCGCGCGGGACAAGGCCCTGCTGGAGAACGCCCGCATCGACCTGCGCCGCTACACGGCCCTGGTGGCCGAGGACTCCATCGCCGAACAGACACTCGCCACCCAGCGGGCGCTCGTCCTCCAATACGAGGGCGCGGTGAAGACAGACCAGGGCGCGGTCGACTCCGCCCGGCTCAACCTCACCTATACCCGCATCACCGCGCCCGTCTCCGGACGCGTGGGCCTGCGCCTGGTGGACCCGGGCAACATCGTGAACGCGGCCAGCACCACGGGCCTGGTCATTCTCAACACGGTGCAGCCCATCGCCGTCGTCTTCTCCGTCCCCGAGGACCACGTCCCCCAAATCATGGCGAAGCTCCGCGCGCGGCAGCCGCTGGAGGTCCGCGCGTATGACCGCGCCGGACAGCGGCTCCTGTCCACCGGCACCCTGCTCGCCGCCGACAACCAGGTGGACCCCAACACGGGCACCTTGCGCCTCAAGGGCAGCTTCCCCAACCACGACCTGAAGCTGTTTCCCCAGCAGTTCGTCAACGCCAGCCTCATCATCGACACGCTGAGGAACGCCACCCTGGTGCCCACCGCCGCGCTCCAGCACGGCACTCACGGCACGTTCGTCTACGTCATCCAATCCGATGACACCGTCCAGTCCCGCCCGGTGACCACCGGCCCCAGCGACGGCGACGACACCGTCATCACGCAAGGAGTCCACCCAGGAGAGACCGTGGTCGTCGAAGGCGCCGACAACCTCACGGGGGGCTCCAGGATTCGACGACAAGCCCCCACCGCTCAAGGTCCCCACGTTGGCGGCGGTGGCGCGTCGCCCGGCAGCCCCGGCGTGGGCGGCGGCGGCTCGTCGCCGGGCGGCCCGGGCCCTCCCGATGGAGCCCCCTGA
- a CDS encoding efflux RND transporter permease subunit, with translation MTSSSNLGTTSIVVQFDLSRNIDGAARDVQAAINAARGNLPTNLPDNPTYRKVNPADAPIMLLALTSEHHSSGSMYDVASTILQQKVSQVKGVGQVIVGGSALPAVRAQVNPTALARYGLGLETVRTALASQNANRPKGQLEEGSRTVWLSTNDQLLRAEQYQPLIISYVNGAPVQLKDVANVIDGVEDVHNLGLANGKEAVILIVFKEPGANVIDTVDSLHEQLPIFQALLSEDVKLTVMMDRTTTIRASLRDVEATLVTAILLVILVVLVFLRSVRAALIPSAAVPLSLLGTFAVMKLLGFSLDNLSMMALTISTGFVVDDAVVVLEDIQRHIEDGVPPLEAALRGAREVGFTVLSMSVSLIAVFIPILLMQGIIGRLFREFAITLSVAILMSLVVSLTVTPVMCSRLLRPVKPKPPRRSRFNFHVFRGLREGYARSLDWSLGHPALLLLFTFAAIALSGYLFVIVPKGFFPQQDTGRMTASIQAEQDISFEAMRVKFESFARIMGQDPAVQAVAGSIGSAAGSTNAGSLYVTLKPLEQRKASADAVINRLRPKLAQVSGATAYLQSAQDLVIGGRLGNAQYQYTLSSDTLPLLLEWSPRVLARIQQLPGVVDVNSDQRDHGLQTFVEVDHDTASRFGITPSLVDATLYDAFGQRQVATLYTASNQYQVVMVVQDEYWQRPKSLEDIYVQSSTGTQVPLAAITTATPSETLLSVNHQGQFPSATVSFNLLPGASLGTVVNEIEASVHELGLPSQIRGNFSGTAQAFQASLASEPLLIAAALLAVYIVLGILYESVVHPLTILSTLPSAGVGALLALLLFQMDLSIIALIGIILLIGIVKKNAIMMIDFALVTEREQKTSSREAIFHAAQLRLRPILMTTLAALLGALPLAMGTGVGSELRRPLGIAIAGGLCTSQLLTLYTTPVIYLTLDRFGRWARARLARRAPRLMNPGA, from the coding sequence ATGACGTCCTCCAGCAACCTGGGCACCACGAGCATCGTCGTGCAGTTCGACCTGTCGCGGAACATCGACGGGGCGGCGCGCGACGTCCAGGCCGCCATCAACGCCGCCCGCGGCAACCTCCCCACCAACCTGCCCGACAACCCCACCTACCGGAAGGTCAACCCCGCCGACGCCCCCATCATGCTGCTGGCCCTCACCTCCGAGCACCACTCCAGCGGGAGCATGTACGACGTCGCGTCCACCATCCTCCAGCAGAAGGTCTCCCAGGTGAAGGGCGTGGGACAGGTCATCGTGGGTGGCAGCGCGCTGCCCGCCGTGCGCGCCCAGGTGAACCCCACCGCGCTCGCCCGGTACGGACTGGGGCTGGAGACGGTGCGCACCGCGCTGGCCTCGCAGAACGCCAACCGCCCCAAGGGACAGCTCGAGGAGGGCTCGCGCACCGTCTGGCTCTCCACCAACGACCAACTGCTCCGCGCCGAGCAATACCAACCGCTCATCATCTCCTACGTGAATGGCGCGCCCGTGCAGCTCAAGGACGTGGCCAACGTCATCGACGGCGTGGAGGACGTGCACAACCTGGGGCTCGCCAACGGCAAGGAAGCCGTCATCCTCATCGTCTTCAAGGAGCCAGGCGCCAACGTCATCGACACGGTGGACTCCCTGCACGAGCAGCTGCCCATCTTCCAGGCGCTCCTGTCCGAAGACGTGAAGCTGACGGTGATGATGGACCGCACCACCACCATCCGCGCCTCGCTGCGGGACGTGGAGGCTACCCTCGTCACCGCCATCCTCCTGGTCATCCTGGTGGTGCTCGTCTTCCTGCGCAGCGTGCGCGCCGCCCTGATTCCCAGCGCCGCCGTGCCCCTGTCGCTCTTGGGCACCTTCGCGGTGATGAAGCTGCTGGGCTTCAGCCTCGACAACCTGTCGATGATGGCCCTCACCATCTCCACCGGCTTCGTCGTGGATGACGCCGTCGTCGTGCTGGAGGACATCCAGCGCCACATCGAGGATGGTGTCCCGCCGCTGGAGGCCGCGCTGCGAGGCGCCCGCGAGGTGGGCTTCACCGTGCTGTCGATGAGTGTGTCCCTCATCGCCGTGTTCATCCCCATCCTGCTCATGCAGGGCATCATCGGCCGGTTGTTCCGCGAGTTCGCCATCACCCTCTCGGTGGCCATCCTCATGTCCCTGGTCGTGTCGCTCACGGTGACCCCCGTGATGTGCTCGCGGCTCCTGCGCCCGGTCAAACCCAAGCCGCCCCGGCGCTCGCGCTTCAACTTCCATGTGTTTCGCGGGCTGCGCGAGGGCTACGCCCGGAGCCTGGACTGGTCCCTGGGCCACCCCGCCCTGCTCCTGCTGTTCACGTTCGCGGCCATCGCCCTGAGCGGCTATCTCTTCGTCATCGTGCCCAAGGGCTTCTTCCCCCAGCAGGACACGGGCCGGATGACCGCCAGCATCCAGGCGGAGCAGGACATCTCCTTCGAGGCGATGCGCGTGAAGTTCGAGTCCTTCGCGCGCATCATGGGCCAGGACCCCGCGGTGCAGGCCGTGGCCGGGTCCATTGGCAGCGCGGCGGGCTCCACCAACGCGGGCTCGCTCTACGTCACGCTCAAGCCGCTGGAGCAGCGCAAGGCCTCCGCGGACGCGGTCATCAACCGCCTGCGCCCCAAGCTGGCCCAGGTGTCCGGCGCGACGGCATATCTCCAGTCCGCGCAGGACCTGGTGATTGGCGGCCGGCTGGGCAACGCGCAGTACCAGTACACGCTGTCGTCGGACACGCTGCCCTTGCTGCTCGAGTGGTCTCCGCGCGTGCTGGCGCGAATCCAACAACTCCCCGGCGTGGTGGACGTCAACAGCGACCAGCGCGACCACGGGCTGCAGACGTTCGTCGAGGTGGACCACGACACGGCGTCACGCTTCGGCATCACCCCTTCGCTGGTCGACGCCACGCTGTATGACGCCTTCGGGCAGCGGCAGGTGGCCACGCTCTACACCGCGAGCAACCAGTACCAGGTGGTGATGGTGGTCCAGGACGAGTACTGGCAGCGCCCCAAGAGCCTGGAGGACATCTATGTGCAGAGCTCCACCGGTACCCAGGTGCCCCTGGCGGCCATCACCACGGCCACACCCTCCGAGACGCTGCTGTCGGTGAACCATCAGGGACAGTTCCCGTCCGCGACGGTGTCGTTCAACCTGCTCCCCGGCGCCTCGCTGGGGACGGTGGTCAATGAAATCGAGGCGAGCGTGCACGAGCTGGGGCTGCCCTCCCAGATTCGCGGGAACTTCAGCGGGACGGCGCAGGCGTTCCAGGCGTCGCTCGCATCCGAGCCCCTGCTCATCGCGGCGGCGCTGCTCGCCGTCTACATCGTGCTGGGCATCCTCTACGAGAGCGTGGTGCACCCGCTCACCATCCTGTCCACGCTGCCCTCCGCGGGCGTGGGCGCGCTGCTGGCACTGCTGCTGTTCCAGATGGACCTGTCCATCATCGCGCTCATCGGCATCATCCTGCTCATCGGCATCGTGAAGAAGAACGCCATCATGATGATCGACTTCGCGCTGGTGACGGAGCGCGAGCAGAAGACCTCCTCGCGCGAGGCCATCTTCCACGCGGCCCAGCTCCGCCTGCGCCCCATCTTGATGACCACGCTCGCCGCGCTCCTGGGCGCGTTGCCCCTGGCGATGGGCACGGGCGTGGGCTCCGAGCTGCGCCGCCCGTTGGGCATCGCCATCGCGGGTGGGCTGTGCACCAGCCAGCTCCTCACGCTCTACACCACGCCCGTCATCTACCTGACCCTGGACCGCTTCGGACGCTGGGCCCGCGCGCGGCTCGCCCGGCGCGCGCCCCGCCTCATGAACCCCGGAGCGTGA
- a CDS encoding multidrug efflux RND transporter permease subunit, producing the protein MSWPFILRPIATSLVMLALLLAGILAYRLLPVSALPEVNYPTIQVLTFFPGASPDVMASGITAPLERQFGQMPGLNQMTSASSGGASVITLQFTLEMNLDIAEQQVQAAINAASNLLPTDLPNPPIYNKVNPADTPVITLALTSDVIPLSQVEDLADTRLAQKLAQLPGVGLVSISGGQRPAVRIQANPTALSAHGLTLDDVRNAVAAANVNQPKGSFNGPRQSYTLNSNDQLLTSAAYAPLILAYRDGAPLRLGDVANVIDGTEDVRQAAWTGLTPAVILNVQRQPGANVIAVVDNVRKILPQLQATLPATVKVSVLSDRTTTIRASVTDVEHDLMFSIALVVLVIFLFLRNVPATFIPSAAVPLSLVGTFAAMYALGFSLNNLTLMALTIATGFVVDDAIVMIENISRYIEGGTPPMEAALQGSKQIGFTILSLTVSLIAVLIPLLFMGDIIGRLFREFAITLATTILLSAFVSLTLTPMLCSRLLRQRDEREMSRFERTMGSAFERLVHHYDVALVWVLRHRALTLLVALATLLLTAFLFLSIPKGFFPVQDTGIIQGISAAPPSLSFRAMAERQQALAQVVLADPAVEGLSSFIGVDGTNTTLNSGRMLITLKPLSRRDASATEVIERLQTHLASVPGITLYLAPVQDLTLDSRVSRTQYQYSLSTPDPAVLETWTNRLVEALHARPELQDVSSDLQNNGLRLNVTMDRDTASRLGITTQQLDDVLYDAFGQRQVSTIFTQLNQYRVVLETLPSLQKTATGLQSLYIRSASGTPVPLGAFTRTSRGVGPLSINRQGQFPVAIVSFNPSPGVSLSGAIAAFDDAREKLQIPLAVQTSFEGTAKTFQDSLAHEGFLVLAAVVVVYLVLGVLYESYIHPLTILSTLPSAAMGALLALMVMGMELGMIALIGIILLIGIVMKNAIMMIDFALEAERKEGKAAEDAIHEACLLRFRPILMTTLASMLGAVPLALGGGIGSELRQPLGVAIIGGLMVSQLLTLFTTPVIYLGFDQLARQAARRFPRHPAPRRSA; encoded by the coding sequence ATGTCCTGGCCCTTCATCCTGCGGCCCATCGCCACGTCGCTGGTGATGCTGGCGCTCCTGCTCGCCGGCATCCTCGCCTACCGGCTCCTGCCCGTCTCCGCGCTCCCGGAGGTCAACTACCCCACCATCCAGGTCCTCACGTTCTTCCCGGGCGCGAGCCCCGACGTCATGGCCTCCGGCATCACCGCGCCGCTGGAGCGCCAGTTCGGGCAGATGCCGGGCCTCAACCAGATGACCTCCGCCAGCTCCGGCGGCGCCTCCGTCATCACCCTCCAGTTCACGCTGGAGATGAACCTGGACATCGCCGAGCAGCAGGTCCAGGCGGCCATCAACGCCGCCTCCAACCTGCTGCCCACGGACCTGCCCAACCCGCCCATCTACAATAAGGTCAACCCCGCGGACACGCCCGTCATCACCCTGGCCCTCACCTCGGACGTGATTCCCCTGTCGCAGGTGGAGGACCTGGCGGACACACGCCTGGCGCAGAAGCTGGCGCAGCTCCCCGGCGTCGGCCTGGTGAGCATCAGCGGTGGCCAGCGCCCCGCCGTGCGCATCCAGGCCAACCCCACCGCGCTGTCCGCCCACGGCCTGACGCTGGACGACGTGCGCAACGCCGTCGCCGCCGCCAACGTCAACCAACCCAAGGGCAGCTTCAACGGGCCTCGCCAGTCCTACACGCTCAACTCCAATGACCAGCTGCTGACCAGCGCCGCCTACGCGCCCCTCATCCTCGCCTACCGCGACGGCGCGCCCTTGCGGCTGGGCGACGTGGCCAACGTCATCGACGGCACGGAGGACGTGCGGCAGGCGGCGTGGACCGGCCTGACTCCCGCCGTCATCCTCAACGTGCAGCGCCAGCCGGGCGCCAACGTCATCGCCGTCGTCGACAACGTCCGCAAAATCCTGCCCCAGCTCCAGGCCACGCTGCCCGCGACGGTGAAGGTCTCCGTGCTGAGCGACCGGACCACCACCATCCGCGCGTCCGTCACCGATGTGGAGCATGACTTGATGTTCTCCATCGCGCTGGTCGTGCTGGTCATCTTCCTGTTCCTGCGCAACGTGCCCGCCACGTTCATCCCCAGCGCCGCCGTGCCGCTGTCCCTGGTGGGCACCTTCGCCGCCATGTACGCGCTGGGCTTCTCGCTCAACAACCTCACCCTGATGGCCCTCACCATCGCCACGGGCTTCGTCGTCGACGACGCCATCGTGATGATTGAGAACATCAGCCGCTACATCGAGGGGGGCACGCCGCCCATGGAGGCGGCCCTCCAGGGCTCCAAGCAGATTGGCTTCACCATCCTCTCGCTCACCGTGTCGCTCATCGCGGTGCTGATTCCGCTGCTCTTCATGGGCGACATCATCGGGAGGCTGTTCCGCGAGTTCGCCATCACCCTGGCGACCACCATCCTCCTGTCCGCGTTCGTGTCGCTCACGCTGACGCCCATGCTGTGCTCTCGCTTGCTCCGCCAGCGCGACGAGCGGGAGATGAGCCGGTTCGAGCGGACCATGGGGAGCGCATTCGAGCGGCTGGTTCACCACTACGACGTCGCGCTCGTCTGGGTGCTGCGCCACCGCGCCCTCACCCTGCTGGTGGCGCTCGCCACGCTGCTGCTCACCGCGTTCCTCTTCCTCTCCATCCCCAAGGGGTTCTTCCCCGTCCAGGACACCGGCATCATCCAGGGCATCTCCGCGGCGCCGCCGTCCCTCTCCTTCCGCGCCATGGCCGAACGGCAACAGGCCCTGGCCCAGGTCGTCCTCGCGGACCCGGCGGTGGAAGGGCTGTCCTCCTTCATCGGCGTGGATGGCACCAACACCACGCTCAACAGCGGGCGGATGCTCATCACCCTCAAGCCGCTGTCACGGCGTGATGCCTCCGCCACGGAGGTCATCGAGCGGCTCCAGACCCACCTCGCCTCGGTGCCCGGCATCACGCTGTACCTGGCCCCCGTCCAGGACCTCACGCTCGACAGCCGCGTGAGCCGCACGCAATACCAATACAGCCTGAGCACGCCGGACCCGGCGGTGCTGGAGACGTGGACGAACCGGCTGGTGGAGGCGCTCCACGCCCGGCCCGAACTCCAGGACGTCTCCAGCGACCTCCAGAACAACGGCCTGCGGCTGAACGTCACCATGGACCGGGACACCGCCTCACGGCTGGGCATCACCACGCAGCAGCTCGACGACGTGCTCTACGACGCCTTCGGCCAGCGCCAGGTGTCCACCATCTTCACCCAGCTCAACCAGTACCGCGTCGTGCTGGAGACCCTGCCCTCGCTCCAGAAGACCGCCACCGGGTTGCAATCGCTCTACATCCGCTCCGCGAGCGGGACTCCCGTCCCCCTGGGCGCCTTCACCCGGACGAGCCGGGGCGTGGGGCCCTTGAGCATCAACCGGCAGGGCCAGTTCCCCGTGGCCATCGTCTCCTTCAACCCCAGCCCGGGCGTGTCGCTCTCGGGGGCCATCGCCGCCTTCGACGACGCGCGCGAGAAGCTCCAGATACCGCTGGCGGTGCAGACCTCCTTCGAGGGGACCGCGAAGACCTTCCAGGACTCGCTCGCGCACGAGGGCTTCCTCGTGCTGGCCGCGGTGGTGGTCGTCTACCTGGTGCTGGGCGTGTTGTACGAATCCTATATCCACCCGCTCACCATCCTCTCCACGCTGCCGTCGGCGGCCATGGGCGCGTTGCTGGCGCTCATGGTGATGGGGATGGAGCTGGGGATGATTGCCTTGATTGGCATCATCCTGCTCATCGGCATCGTGATGAAGAACGCCATCATGATGATTGACTTCGCGCTGGAGGCGGAGCGCAAGGAGGGCAAGGCCGCCGAGGACGCCATCCACGAGGCGTGCCTGCTGCGCTTCCGTCCCATCCTGATGACGACGCTGGCGTCGATGCTCGGCGCCGTGCCCCTGGCGCTGGGCGGAGGCATCGGCTCCGAGCTGCGCCAGCCCCTGGGCGTGGCCATCATCGGCGGCCTCATGGTCAGCCAACTGCTGACGCTCTTCACCACCCCTGTCATCTACCTGGGCTTCGACCAGCTCGCGCGCCAGGCCGCCCGCCGCTTCCCACGCCACCCCGCGCCGAGGAGGTCCGCGTGA